The following proteins come from a genomic window of Andrena cerasifolii isolate SP2316 chromosome 6, iyAndCera1_principal, whole genome shotgun sequence:
- the LOC143369898 gene encoding uncharacterized protein LOC143369898 isoform X2 produces the protein MAISGLVLLLVCCGVQVIWAQIAIPEPLRECYRSDVTLNPPLPLNLRIIVDIIQKLERESYTTTDMRIMSSSLLHRFKFDGVEYQKNVHATDGVLPFSGTGTQRIKHRLIEELLPGNAEALPVHILSQMERCILHRAISNTILNHDVPSENKTCNQITHTEKLTGKIVFADTWSCPRQEGVILTPYGTVAPGAIIGAVAASLQHQNVAVNQLLASLEAALSELNATTIQSSKYNEEEVDFVLPKSQMILEPSMWYSALQTSSMMLDNVWVTTIAGELAEMVVYQGPLVGKNMSLGATGFWNSTMRPAIYYLTSSHENFDATRAELIGGVDGMIITSNLQTWTQDFYSLRLSQILDMYYSYDGIAFNTNVRACDRAQNFLYAVPQTILNEQTYAVAQLLAYRKSIAYMSPEVLQRMVNYATEKFYSYAEKHLFPELPCYQPISQPRIEALIVFDGAWSIEYTIDFLAVLLQDLDISMFGSKMGIIHGTSGEWLLNVTSSPSSAFQVINNFTNLSWPTQLNYSRVLESLSVYLNKTWTDNQKNHVIGNLGQVVILLIPLSYMSDEDKQSTITSLQQMKYNHPDVQFVYYTSRYNSNLFKSFILTGEDHLIRNSNIDAITQHLSTIPRTLRPTISLNSSNLNNFTPYLEDYITPGKSITYRFHSHWKRNVKKIPTTIHSFGYGSMKVCSWLQFKPNERQNFHCTELAGHKEVALTDYFKCTNTSPCPDTYIRIENVTSLYKCAEIECRTPDQVRFIIRMQNLNYESSANNNALLISLNFFVLLALLVLT, from the exons ATGGCAATTAGTGGACTCGTCTTGTTGCTGGTGTGCTGCG GAGTGCAAGTAATATGGGCTCAAATAGCTATACCAGAGCCACTCAGGGAATGCTACAGAAGCGATGTAACATTAAACCCTCCCCTTCCATTGAATTTACGCATAATAGTGGACATCATACAGAAGCTGGAGAGAGAATCATATACGACAACAGATATGAGAATAATGTCATCATCGTTACTCCACAG GTTCAAGTTTGACGGTGTGGAGTATCAGAAAAATGTACACGCTACAGATGGTGTACTTCCATTCAGTGGGACTGGAACGCAGCGCATTAAGCACAGACTGATCGAGGAACTTCTTCCGGGCAATGCGGAGGCCTTACCAGTTCATATACTGTCACAAATGGAACGCTGCATACTTCATCGAGCTATTTCGAATACAATTCTAAACCACGACGTTCCAAGTGAAAATAAAACTTGCAATCAAATTACCCACACTGAGAAGCTAACAG GTAAAATTGTGTTTGCCGATACGTGGAGCTGCCCAAGGCAGGAAGGCGTAATTTTAACACCCTACGGCACTGTCGCTCCTGGAGCAATTATAGGAGCCGTTGCTGCGTCTCTTCAGCACCAGAATGTAGCTGTAAATCAGCTACTTGCCAGTTTGGAGGCTGCTTTATCAG AATTAAACGCCACAACTATACAGAGTTCCAAATATAACGAAGAAGAAGTTGACTTTGTTCTACCAAAGAGTCAAATGATTCTCGAACCATCTATGTGGTATAGTGCTTTACAGACTTCGTCTATGATGCTTGATAATGTATGGGTGACTACAATCGCAG GCGAATTAGCAGAAATGGTAGTGTATCAAGGGCCTTTGGTAGGGAAAAATATGAGCCTTGGTGCGACAGGATTTTggaatagcacaatgcgtccgGCTATTTATTATCTGACGAGTTCTCATGAAAATTTTGATGCAACGCGAGCTGAATTGATAGGAGGCGTAGATG GTATGATCATTACAAGTAACTTGCAGACTTGGACTCAAGACTTTTACAGCCTTCGGCTCAGTCAAATTCTGGATATGTATTATTCATACGACGGCATTGCTTTCAACACAAATGTTAGAGCCTGCGATCGAGCTCAAAATTTCTTGTACGCTGTGCCACAGACTATTTTAAACGAGCAG ACTTATGCAGTGGCTCAGTTGTTAGCTTATCGTAAAAGCATTGCGTACATGTCTCCTGAAGTGTTGCAGCGAATGGTCAACTATGCCACTGAGAAGTTTTATAGCTACGCAGAGAAACATCTGTTCCCAGAGTTACCTTGTTATCAACCGATAAGTCAACCTCGAATAGAAGCATTAATTGTATTCGACGGTGCATGGTCCATTGAATATACAATAGACTTTCTGGC AGTTCTACTTCAGGACCTAGATATATCTATGTTTGGGTCAAAAATGGGAATAATACACGGCACCTCGGGGGAGTGGCTGTTAAATGTTACGAGCAGCCCATCGTCTGCATTTCAAGTAATAAATAACTTCACAAATCTATCAT GGCCTACGCAATTGAATTATAGTCGAGTTTTGGAATCACTATCTGTCTACCTGAATAAAACATGGACGGATAATCAAAAGAACCATGTAATTGGAAACCTCGGTCAAGTGGTTATACTGCTGATTCCATTAAGTTACATGTCCGACGAAGATAAACAGTCTACAATAACTTCATTGCAACAAATGAAGTACAATCATCCAG ATGTTCAGTTTGTGTATTACACATCGCGGTACAATAGTAATTTGTTTAAATCATTCATTTTGACGGGCGAGGATCATTTAATACGGAATTCTAACATTGATGCTATCACTCAGCATCTTTCAACAA TTCCACGAACATTAAGGCCTACGATATCTCTGAATTCCAGTAACCTGAACAACTTCACTCCCTATTTGGAAGATTATATAACTCCTGGAAAGTCTATTACGTACAGATTCCATTCGCATTGGAAACGGAATGTTAAAAAGATTCCAACTACA ATTCATTCTTTCGGTTACGGTTCGATGAAGGTGTGCTCGTGGCTGCAATTCAAGCCTAACGAAAGACAAAATTTCCATTGTACGGAACTAGCTGGTCACAAAGAAGTTGCTTTAACCGATTACTTTAAATGTACCAACACTTCGCCTTGTCCTGATACGTACATTCGTATAGAAAATGTGACTTCTTTATACAAATGCGCAG AGATAGAATGTAGAACACCGGATCAAGTCAGATTCATCATAAGGATGCAGAATTTGAATTACGAAAGTTCTGCGAATAATAATGCATTGTTGATCTCGCtgaatttctttgttttattagCACTTCTAGTATTAACGTGA
- the Nup133 gene encoding nuclear pore complex protein Nup133 produces MDRTSIGNSLGRSSLSSPKKRMSIVQSLKKNNSALSVSGRSNQSVQIICKTQNHIVESFGSPLPVLVTEALTFVDRNTAVSVNISADGWAWLVCGRRLLVWQYKTTIHDPKQRRAFKSQCRELLLPQSDLAHKAECIAVWLPLGHQVPSCMAVSPEGIVRFWASIAHEGTSVETSAELAGQEVNCLTYIPGHGCILATTTCTVALLQPQFVSGKSSISCQVLRTSQGWLGGIGRRMTSLIFGAMPQSPVTETKLVKLACTTQGDRGSRVLILAGSSLQYWSFPHNEQEKMEFDEDIGHIISQAFQRKIWESSACNLQSINTWLVDMQPCDEGIVFLMAATCTDLSALTYVALGLISLSSTTLANTFKWFIPVDIGFILNDENVESNLARHRFILCGWEAIIYNQYNVYVVDCTSEHEVDDIDLVRRKNHILGGALCSGTPVLFTTDFGLVSVTPTDFTSQDLNTSYVDTNLSTDYSYRPNLAAQTFTSLISNEEVQDMFYSSDSATQLRAAFLLSLRQNKAQCEDILLQLFPLQEEPVMDIDASLDTLILKVAKDLIDDYPANDPRWSNHRDLSMTINAVTSMQIPHQLEGKQKALDLFVAFLKEYNLWNRFCAVTHRGIIMSTPHVLGECTEKIVAALTVYNLQNRYSDIVDTIIEQTLSSVAYISDELTARDIFYREVSTVHRFLPTLVNNACEVTQSERPIQQVAQYIMQANAILLGVLNEVVKYRQHNTERFAATTYSHGITEYLPWTAAAGKHGLRSCLSTMYNLTLKHGITGTNDSTVRNELYEQLVSFIDLILDGRKCHLNSVHATEKFEVLLKQYETDRTNLIQPLIKEEQYDSAAMLAEKYYDFASLIQICELTNNKNRLDGYIDKFSEQDFVGFLFSWYVKDGRQGQLVDKCRRGGTLGLAMKLAEHPTLSWVQSALTDDLSFAADILGSLAMQETELVTRKKSMLSLAKLALLASSDTEEEVEDDVKRIDSGLALIAHQEDLPAQVLAMYGYDIEKLRVFTPTELITLYTSEDNMDTNEYDFKKALDLLEYLKGTDEEAAVKLRIWARAAKRDAWDTIGKNPEQQVQETIFFKLMDLAHFMGGKVDEFLPPVDALLMEPELGKLAASSNFEFLIKFVYEYAYRNY; encoded by the exons ATGGATCGTACGAGTATAGGGAACTCGTTGGGAAGGAGTAGCTTGTCATCACCGAAGAAACGAATGTCGATAGTTCAatctttaaagaaaaataattc AGCGTTAAGTGTGTCTGGACGTTCCAACCAGTCCGTACAGATAATATGCAAAACGCAGAATCATATAGTAGAAAGTTTTGGGTCCCCTTTGCCTGTGTTAGTCACGGAGGCTCTGACATTCGTGGATAGGAACACTGCTGTGAGCGTTAATATCTCAGCAGATGGTTGGGCTTGGCTCGTATGTGGTCGTAGGTTGCTCGTGTGGCAGTATAAAACTACAATTCACGACCCGAAGCAAAGGAGAGCATTTAAGAGTCAGTGTCGTGAGTTGTTGTTGCCTCAAAGCGATTTGGCTCACAAGGCTGAGTGCATAGCTGTTTGGTTGCCATTAGGCCATCAG GTGCCTAGCTGTATGGCTGTCTCTCCCGAAGGCATTGTGCGCTTCTGGGCTAGCATCGCGCACGAAGGAACCTCCGTAGAAACGAGCGCAGAACTCGCTGGGCAAGAAGTCAATTGCCTTACGTACATTCCCGGGCATGGTTGTATATTAGCCACAACCACGTGCACGGTGGCTTTGCTGCAGCCGCAGTTCGTTAGCGGGAAAAGTAGTATTTCGTGTCAAGTCCTGCGGACGAGTCAAGGATGGCTGGGAGGCATAGGACGCAGGATGACTTCTCTTATCTTCGGGGCCATGCCTCAATCTCCCGTTACAGAAACA AAATTAGTAAAACTCGCTTGCACGACACAGGGGGACAGGGGATCGAGAGTTCTTATTTTAGCTGGCTCCTCTTTACAATATTGGTCCTTCCCTCATAATGAACAAGAGAAAATGGAGTTTGACGAAGATATCGGGCACATTATTTCACAAGcatttcaaagaaaaatttgG GAATCGAGCGCGTGCAATCTGCAGAGTATAAATACATGGCTAGTCGACATGCAACCATGCGACGAAGGAATAGTGTTCTTAATGGCAGCAACTTGCACCGACTTGTCAGCTTTGACTTATGTCGCGCTTG GCCTGATAAGTTTATCTTCCACAACATTAGCAAATACATTCAAATGGTTCATTCCAGTTGACATTGGTTTCATTTTAAACGATGAAAATGTTGAATCAAATTTAGCTCGTCACCGTTTCATATTATGTGGCTGGGAAGCTATTATATATAATCAATACAACGTGTACGTTGTGGACT GCACATCCGAGCATGAAGTAGACGATATAGATTTAGTACGAAGAAAAAATCATATTCTTGGCGGTGCTTTATGTTCAGGAACGCCAGTTTTATTTACCACAGACTTTGGATTAGTTTCTGTTACGCCAACGGATTTCACATCGCAAGATCTtaatac AAGTTACGTTGATACAAATCTAAGCACGGATTATAGTTATCGTCCTAATCTCGCCGCACAGACTTTTACCAGCCTCATAAGCAACGAAGAAGTTCAGGATATGTTTTACAGTTCCGACAGTGCCACACAATTGCGTGCTGCGTTTCTCCTTAGCCTTCGCCAAAACAAG GCACAGTGCGAAGacattttattacaactatttcCCCTACAAGAAGAGCCAGTGATGGATATAGACGCTAGCCTTGATACACTGATCTTGAAAGTCGCTAAGGATTTAATAGACGATTATCCTGCGAACGATCCACGTTGGTCGAATCACAGAGACTTGT CTATGACGATAAACGCAGTGACTTCCATGCAAATACCTCATCAATTGGAGGGAAAGCAAAAAGCGTTggatttattcgtagcatttcTAAAAGAGTACAATCTATGGAATAGG TTCTGTGCCGTTACGCATAGAGGAATAATTATGTCTACGCCACATGTTCTCGGAGAATGCACAGAGAAAATAGTTGCAGCATTGACTGTGTACAATCTCCAGAACAG GTATTCAGACATTGTGGATACCATAATAGAACAAACGCTGAGCTCCGTAGCATATATATCCGATGAATTAACAGCGCGTGATATATTCTATCGTGAAGTGAGCACTGTGCATCGCTTTCTTCCTACATTGGTGAATAATGCATGCGAAGTGACTCAGTCCGAAAGACCTATTCAGCAAGTAGCGCAGTACATTATGCAAGCAAATGCTATATTACTG GGTGTACTGAACGAGGTAGTTAAGTATCGTCAACATAATACTGAGCGATTCGCTGCCACAACGTATTCACATGGTATAACGGAATATCTCCCGTGGACAGCGGCAGCTGGAAAGCATGGATTAAGGAGCTGTCTTTCAACGATG TATAATCTGACGCTTAAGCATGGCATAACTGGAACTAATGATTCGACGGTTAGAAATGAATTATACGAGCAGTTAGTCAGTTTCATAGATTTAATATTAGACGGTAGGAAGTGTCACTTAAACAGTGTTCATGCTACCGAGAAGTTCGAGGTACTTTTGAAGCAGTACGAGACTGatcggacgaacctgattcaaCCTTTGA TAAAGGAAGAGCAATATGATAGCGCAGCTATGCTAGCCGAGAAGTATTATGATTTTGCATCACTCATACAGATCTGTGAATTAACTAACAACAAAAATCGACTGGACGGGTACATAGATAAATTCTCTGAACAAGACTTTGTGGGGTTCTTATTTTCATG GTACGTAAAGGATGGTCGACAGGGACAACTGGTAGACAAATGCAGACGAGGTGGCACATTAGGGTTGGCGATGAAATTAGCAGAGCATCCTACCCTGTCTTGGGTGCAGTCTGCGCTCACAGACGACTTAAGTTTCGCTGCTGACATCCTGGGTTCCTTAGCAATGCAGGAAACCGAGCTGGTGACGCGCAAGAAG TCCATGCTTTCCTTAGCGAAGTTGGCTCTCCTGGCTTCGAGCGATACCGAGGAGGAGGTGGAAGACGATGTGAAGAGAATAGACAGCGGATTGGCGCTTATCGCTCATCAGGAAGATCTACCTGCGCAAGTACTTGCGATGTACGGTTACGATATAGAGAAGTTACGCGTGTTCACGCCTACAGAATTAATCACG TTATATACGTCCGAAGACAACATGGACACGAATGAGTACGATTTTAAAAAGGCCCTTGATCTACTCGAGTACCTGAAGGGGACTGACGAGGAAGCTGCTGTGAAGTTACGGATCTGGGCACGAGCTGCGAAACGAGATGCGTGGGACACCATTGGAAAGAATCCTGAGCAACAAGTGCAGGAAAcgatattctttaaattaatggACCTCGCGCACTTCATGG GTGGCAAAGTGGACGAGTTTCTTCCACCGGTTGACGCACTCTTGATGGAACCTGAATTAGGGAAACTCGCCGCGTCTAGTAACTTTGAGTTCCTGATTAAATTCGTCTACGAGTACGCGTATCGCAATTATTAA
- the LOC143369898 gene encoding uncharacterized protein LOC143369898 isoform X1, producing MAISGLVLLLVCCGVQVIWAQIAIPEPLRECYRSDVTLNPPLPLNLRIIVDIIQKLERESYTTTDMRIMSSSLLHRFKFDGVEYQKNVHATDGVLPFSGTGTQRIKHRLIEELLPGNAEALPVHILSQMERCILHRAISNTILNHDVPSENKTCNQITHTEKLTGKIVFADTWSCPRQEGVILTPYGTVAPGAIIGAVAASLQHQNVAVNQLLASLEAALSGTELMSAFLRYDTTILLLFLELNATTIQSSKYNEEEVDFVLPKSQMILEPSMWYSALQTSSMMLDNVWVTTIAGELAEMVVYQGPLVGKNMSLGATGFWNSTMRPAIYYLTSSHENFDATRAELIGGVDGMIITSNLQTWTQDFYSLRLSQILDMYYSYDGIAFNTNVRACDRAQNFLYAVPQTILNEQTYAVAQLLAYRKSIAYMSPEVLQRMVNYATEKFYSYAEKHLFPELPCYQPISQPRIEALIVFDGAWSIEYTIDFLAVLLQDLDISMFGSKMGIIHGTSGEWLLNVTSSPSSAFQVINNFTNLSWPTQLNYSRVLESLSVYLNKTWTDNQKNHVIGNLGQVVILLIPLSYMSDEDKQSTITSLQQMKYNHPDVQFVYYTSRYNSNLFKSFILTGEDHLIRNSNIDAITQHLSTIPRTLRPTISLNSSNLNNFTPYLEDYITPGKSITYRFHSHWKRNVKKIPTTIHSFGYGSMKVCSWLQFKPNERQNFHCTELAGHKEVALTDYFKCTNTSPCPDTYIRIENVTSLYKCAEIECRTPDQVRFIIRMQNLNYESSANNNALLISLNFFVLLALLVLT from the exons ATGGCAATTAGTGGACTCGTCTTGTTGCTGGTGTGCTGCG GAGTGCAAGTAATATGGGCTCAAATAGCTATACCAGAGCCACTCAGGGAATGCTACAGAAGCGATGTAACATTAAACCCTCCCCTTCCATTGAATTTACGCATAATAGTGGACATCATACAGAAGCTGGAGAGAGAATCATATACGACAACAGATATGAGAATAATGTCATCATCGTTACTCCACAG GTTCAAGTTTGACGGTGTGGAGTATCAGAAAAATGTACACGCTACAGATGGTGTACTTCCATTCAGTGGGACTGGAACGCAGCGCATTAAGCACAGACTGATCGAGGAACTTCTTCCGGGCAATGCGGAGGCCTTACCAGTTCATATACTGTCACAAATGGAACGCTGCATACTTCATCGAGCTATTTCGAATACAATTCTAAACCACGACGTTCCAAGTGAAAATAAAACTTGCAATCAAATTACCCACACTGAGAAGCTAACAG GTAAAATTGTGTTTGCCGATACGTGGAGCTGCCCAAGGCAGGAAGGCGTAATTTTAACACCCTACGGCACTGTCGCTCCTGGAGCAATTATAGGAGCCGTTGCTGCGTCTCTTCAGCACCAGAATGTAGCTGTAAATCAGCTACTTGCCAGTTTGGAGGCTGCTTTATCAGGTACAGAACTAATGTCAGCATTCTTACGATACGATACCACAATACTCCTTCTCTTTCTAGAATTAAACGCCACAACTATACAGAGTTCCAAATATAACGAAGAAGAAGTTGACTTTGTTCTACCAAAGAGTCAAATGATTCTCGAACCATCTATGTGGTATAGTGCTTTACAGACTTCGTCTATGATGCTTGATAATGTATGGGTGACTACAATCGCAG GCGAATTAGCAGAAATGGTAGTGTATCAAGGGCCTTTGGTAGGGAAAAATATGAGCCTTGGTGCGACAGGATTTTggaatagcacaatgcgtccgGCTATTTATTATCTGACGAGTTCTCATGAAAATTTTGATGCAACGCGAGCTGAATTGATAGGAGGCGTAGATG GTATGATCATTACAAGTAACTTGCAGACTTGGACTCAAGACTTTTACAGCCTTCGGCTCAGTCAAATTCTGGATATGTATTATTCATACGACGGCATTGCTTTCAACACAAATGTTAGAGCCTGCGATCGAGCTCAAAATTTCTTGTACGCTGTGCCACAGACTATTTTAAACGAGCAG ACTTATGCAGTGGCTCAGTTGTTAGCTTATCGTAAAAGCATTGCGTACATGTCTCCTGAAGTGTTGCAGCGAATGGTCAACTATGCCACTGAGAAGTTTTATAGCTACGCAGAGAAACATCTGTTCCCAGAGTTACCTTGTTATCAACCGATAAGTCAACCTCGAATAGAAGCATTAATTGTATTCGACGGTGCATGGTCCATTGAATATACAATAGACTTTCTGGC AGTTCTACTTCAGGACCTAGATATATCTATGTTTGGGTCAAAAATGGGAATAATACACGGCACCTCGGGGGAGTGGCTGTTAAATGTTACGAGCAGCCCATCGTCTGCATTTCAAGTAATAAATAACTTCACAAATCTATCAT GGCCTACGCAATTGAATTATAGTCGAGTTTTGGAATCACTATCTGTCTACCTGAATAAAACATGGACGGATAATCAAAAGAACCATGTAATTGGAAACCTCGGTCAAGTGGTTATACTGCTGATTCCATTAAGTTACATGTCCGACGAAGATAAACAGTCTACAATAACTTCATTGCAACAAATGAAGTACAATCATCCAG ATGTTCAGTTTGTGTATTACACATCGCGGTACAATAGTAATTTGTTTAAATCATTCATTTTGACGGGCGAGGATCATTTAATACGGAATTCTAACATTGATGCTATCACTCAGCATCTTTCAACAA TTCCACGAACATTAAGGCCTACGATATCTCTGAATTCCAGTAACCTGAACAACTTCACTCCCTATTTGGAAGATTATATAACTCCTGGAAAGTCTATTACGTACAGATTCCATTCGCATTGGAAACGGAATGTTAAAAAGATTCCAACTACA ATTCATTCTTTCGGTTACGGTTCGATGAAGGTGTGCTCGTGGCTGCAATTCAAGCCTAACGAAAGACAAAATTTCCATTGTACGGAACTAGCTGGTCACAAAGAAGTTGCTTTAACCGATTACTTTAAATGTACCAACACTTCGCCTTGTCCTGATACGTACATTCGTATAGAAAATGTGACTTCTTTATACAAATGCGCAG AGATAGAATGTAGAACACCGGATCAAGTCAGATTCATCATAAGGATGCAGAATTTGAATTACGAAAGTTCTGCGAATAATAATGCATTGTTGATCTCGCtgaatttctttgttttattagCACTTCTAGTATTAACGTGA